One stretch of Shewanella sp. Arc9-LZ DNA includes these proteins:
- a CDS encoding ABC transporter substrate-binding protein, which translates to MFRYLSVVIFIITFFSSPVSNARPAVTFYTESYPPFQSLNSQGELVGFSIDILHATQQYLDFDINIKIMPWSRAYYNAQKYPNTFIFSIANTNKRLAYFKWIGDFYTVQDMIYRKSNRPDIQLKTIDDINRYSMALSRNDASLDRLKLDGIHPNVYLVRSQLAALRMLNFDRVDLIYNNEVGFREDVKKMGFKLSDFTAVLPVVNMPIGIATHKDTDEALAKSMRQALNTLTQSGQLESITARWFTPTNILPTATE; encoded by the coding sequence ATGTTCCGCTACTTATCTGTGGTGATTTTCATCATTACATTTTTCAGTTCGCCAGTTTCAAATGCTAGACCTGCAGTCACTTTTTACACAGAAAGCTATCCTCCATTTCAGTCGCTAAATTCTCAAGGAGAATTGGTAGGCTTTTCGATCGATATTTTACATGCTACCCAGCAATATCTTGATTTTGATATCAATATTAAAATCATGCCTTGGAGCCGCGCTTATTATAATGCGCAGAAGTACCCGAATACGTTCATTTTTTCAATTGCCAATACCAACAAACGCTTAGCCTATTTCAAATGGATAGGCGACTTTTATACTGTGCAAGATATGATCTATCGAAAAAGTAATCGTCCCGACATTCAGCTTAAAACCATAGATGATATTAATCGTTACTCTATGGCATTATCGCGAAACGATGCCTCACTAGATCGGCTTAAACTCGATGGAATACATCCCAATGTATACCTAGTAAGAAGCCAACTAGCGGCGCTAAGAATGCTTAATTTTGACCGCGTAGATTTGATTTACAATAACGAAGTGGGTTTTCGCGAAGACGTTAAAAAAATGGGCTTTAAACTAAGCGATTTTACCGCTGTATTGCCTGTGGTAAACATGCCCATTGGTATTGCCACCCATAAAGATACAGATGAAGCATTAGCCAAAAGCATGCGCCAAGCATTAAACACCCTAACTCAAAGTGGCCAACTTGAAAGTATAACTGCTCGCTGGTTCACCCCAACAAACATCCTCCCTACGGCAACAGAGTAA
- a CDS encoding aldehyde dehydrogenase, with the protein MAVLTSYDPASYHKVDGGEHIEATAVGSVETLAISQLPQVVANAQVAQKAWARLSLIERQQYVVKAYQQLVAVQDELATLIGQEMGKDYRRATYEVGGTVQNAPYFAGEISDALTTEQVDNRTELQYRPLGVVAVISPWNYPIAMANNLLMPALIAGNSVILKPSEQTPLVAELFINTLNKVLPEHVLQVVQGDKALGQALVAADINMVAFTGSMAAGKHIMANAASGLKRLVMELGGNDPLIVMASANIDSAVRFAVASSFENAGQMCTSTERVYVDERIADEFEQKVLALASRYRVGKWDDANVNIGPIVNPTQHQKVLEQLQDAKAKGASFLLGSDEYPLPFIQPTVISGITPDMLLEREETFGPVVAISRFSDIDEAIRRANNSHYGLAAVVFGGQGAKAVAEQLEAGMVGVNQGAGAGNAPWVGAKHSGFGFHGTAAGHRQFAQVRVMSY; encoded by the coding sequence ATGGCAGTATTAACCTCTTACGATCCCGCTAGTTATCACAAAGTCGATGGCGGAGAGCATATTGAAGCCACTGCGGTTGGCAGTGTTGAAACCTTAGCGATATCTCAGTTACCACAAGTTGTCGCCAACGCTCAAGTTGCACAAAAGGCGTGGGCTCGTTTGTCATTAATTGAACGCCAACAATATGTGGTTAAAGCATATCAGCAGCTTGTGGCAGTGCAAGATGAACTGGCAACATTAATTGGCCAAGAAATGGGTAAAGATTATCGCCGTGCCACCTATGAAGTTGGCGGTACAGTGCAAAATGCACCTTATTTTGCAGGTGAAATAAGCGATGCACTAACCACTGAACAAGTTGATAATCGCACCGAATTACAATATCGACCATTAGGTGTAGTGGCAGTGATTTCGCCGTGGAACTATCCGATAGCCATGGCTAACAACTTACTAATGCCTGCCTTAATTGCGGGTAACAGTGTGATATTAAAGCCGTCTGAACAAACTCCGCTGGTGGCCGAGTTATTCATTAATACCCTTAATAAGGTGCTGCCAGAACATGTGTTGCAAGTGGTTCAAGGTGATAAAGCCCTTGGCCAAGCATTAGTGGCAGCAGACATTAATATGGTGGCGTTTACTGGGTCGATGGCCGCAGGTAAACACATTATGGCCAATGCTGCGTCTGGCTTAAAAAGGTTAGTGATGGAGCTTGGCGGTAATGACCCCTTGATTGTGATGGCTAGCGCTAATATCGATTCCGCGGTTAGATTTGCAGTCGCTAGTTCGTTTGAAAATGCCGGACAGATGTGCACTTCAACAGAGCGCGTTTACGTGGATGAACGTATTGCTGATGAGTTTGAACAAAAGGTGTTGGCTTTAGCCAGTCGTTACCGTGTCGGTAAATGGGACGACGCTAATGTGAATATTGGCCCTATAGTGAATCCAACCCAACACCAAAAAGTGCTTGAACAGTTGCAAGATGCCAAAGCCAAAGGAGCGAGCTTTTTACTCGGTAGTGATGAGTATCCATTACCGTTTATTCAGCCTACTGTGATCTCAGGTATTACCCCTGACATGCTCCTAGAACGTGAAGAAACCTTTGGCCCTGTGGTGGCTATCAGCCGTTTTAGTGATATTGATGAAGCCATTCGTCGTGCTAATAACAGTCACTATGGCTTAGCTGCAGTCGTGTTTGGTGGTCAAGGTGCCAAAGCCGTTGCTGAACAACTTGAAGCTGGCATGGTTGGGGTTAATCAAGGTGCTGGTGCGGGCAATGCTCCATGGGTAGGAGCAAAGCATAGTGGTTTTGGTTTTCATGGTACTGCTGCAGGGCATCGCCAATTTGCCCAAGTGCGAGTGATGAGTTATTAA
- a CDS encoding helix-turn-helix domain-containing protein — MKTKIETMTNGQKKVINACAEPCSVERGMRVLGGKWKASILWHLQDGPVRFNDLSRMLGGASKKMVDQRLKELEAQGLVTRHVISDRPIAVSYSITELGRTALDILERLKDWADEYIV; from the coding sequence ATGAAAACTAAAATTGAAACAATGACTAACGGTCAAAAAAAAGTTATTAATGCTTGTGCTGAACCCTGCTCGGTCGAGCGTGGAATGCGGGTATTAGGCGGTAAATGGAAAGCATCGATATTATGGCACTTGCAAGATGGTCCAGTGCGATTTAATGATTTATCGCGCATGTTAGGCGGGGCGAGTAAAAAAATGGTCGATCAGCGCCTTAAAGAATTAGAAGCCCAAGGACTGGTGACTCGACATGTGATTAGTGACCGTCCTATTGCTGTGTCTTATAGCATTACCGAACTTGGCCGAACTGCATTGGATATTTTAGAACGTTTAAAAGATTGGGCTGATGAATATATTGTTTAA
- the cobU gene encoding bifunctional adenosylcobinamide kinase/adenosylcobinamide-phosphate guanylyltransferase, which yields MIHLVLGGARSGKSRYAEQCVAEYAAIGYSCVYLATATALDHEMSARINQHQQDRMSSVHSWTLHEQAYDVGQTLLAIDKPQQVILLDCLTLLLTNHLLLNDGASWATQKSLLIDSLSALQSDVVLVSNEVGSGIVPMGELNRRFVDEAGWLNQEIAAISDQVTLVVAGLPLALKA from the coding sequence ATGATTCATTTGGTGTTAGGCGGTGCGCGTAGCGGTAAAAGTCGATATGCAGAGCAATGTGTGGCGGAATACGCTGCTATTGGTTATTCATGTGTTTACTTAGCCACAGCCACAGCGTTAGACCATGAAATGTCTGCGCGCATTAATCAACACCAACAAGACCGTATGTCCAGCGTCCATAGCTGGACATTGCACGAGCAAGCTTATGACGTTGGCCAAACATTGTTGGCGATAGATAAACCACAACAAGTCATATTGCTCGATTGCCTGACGTTATTATTAACCAATCACTTATTGTTAAATGACGGCGCCTCGTGGGCCACGCAAAAGTCATTACTCATCGACAGTTTGTCTGCTTTGCAAAGCGATGTGGTGTTAGTCAGTAATGAAGTGGGCTCGGGCATAGTTCCCATGGGTGAGTTAAATCGTCGTTTTGTTGATGAAGCGGGCTGGCTCAACCAAGAAATAGCCGCAATATCTGATCAAGTCACTTTGGTGGTCGCAGGCCTACCGTTGGCCTTAAAAGCATAA
- the cobT gene encoding nicotinate-nucleotide--dimethylbenzimidazole phosphoribosyltransferase produces the protein MFVIEAVKSDVDANIQHKINQKTKPLGALGQLETLALQIARVQYRGDKQSLSTPLQITKPTMLVFAADHGIAAYGVSIAPSEVTTQMVHNFVQGGAAINVFCRQVGFELEIIDCGILQPLTGQANVIDQRLGAGTKAMHLAAAMPLEKVAQGFEFARQLVARHVDAGCNLIALGEMGIGNTSAATAVMSAMLNIDVEQCVGRGTGIDDATLVIKTKLINQALDLHQHELVSPEAILAHVGGFEIVQMTGAILTAAEQKILVVIDGFIATAAALVAVKLSPQSRDYLVFAHESQEQGHKLLLQQLQATPLLSLGLRLGEGTGAALALPLIQAAVNFYNQMASFDDAGVNNVV, from the coding sequence ATGTTTGTTATAGAAGCCGTTAAGTCAGATGTTGATGCCAATATTCAACATAAGATTAATCAAAAAACCAAACCATTAGGGGCGTTAGGGCAGCTAGAAACCTTGGCGCTACAGATTGCTCGGGTGCAGTACCGCGGCGATAAACAGTCGTTAAGCACACCGCTGCAAATCACTAAACCAACGATGTTAGTGTTTGCTGCCGACCATGGTATTGCCGCTTACGGCGTGTCGATTGCGCCAAGCGAAGTGACCACTCAAATGGTACATAATTTTGTCCAAGGCGGCGCGGCAATTAATGTGTTTTGTCGCCAAGTCGGGTTTGAGCTTGAAATTATCGATTGCGGAATATTACAACCGCTTACAGGCCAAGCCAATGTTATCGACCAACGCTTAGGCGCAGGCACTAAGGCTATGCATTTAGCTGCGGCTATGCCACTTGAAAAAGTCGCCCAAGGGTTTGAATTTGCTCGACAGTTGGTTGCTCGCCATGTTGATGCCGGTTGTAATTTAATTGCTTTAGGTGAAATGGGTATCGGCAATACTTCTGCTGCGACTGCGGTAATGTCAGCTATGCTCAATATTGATGTTGAGCAATGTGTTGGTAGAGGCACGGGAATTGATGATGCTACCTTAGTTATTAAAACAAAACTCATTAACCAAGCACTTGATTTACATCAACATGAGTTAGTTTCTCCTGAAGCTATTTTGGCTCACGTTGGCGGTTTTGAAATAGTGCAAATGACCGGGGCGATACTTACAGCTGCGGAACAAAAAATATTAGTGGTGATTGATGGTTTTATCGCTACTGCTGCAGCATTAGTTGCGGTAAAATTATCTCCACAATCAAGAGACTATTTAGTTTTTGCTCATGAGTCGCAAGAGCAAGGACATAAGCTTCTGTTACAACAGCTACAAGCAACACCATTGTTGTCGCTGGGATTAAGACTTGGAGAAGGCACTGGCGCTGCGTTAGCGTTACCGTTAATTCAAGCTGCGGTGAATTTTTACAATCAAATGGCCAGTTTCGATGATGCTGGCGTTAATAATGTGGTTTAA
- a CDS encoding adenosylcobinamide-GDP ribazoletransferase — translation MSGEIKWLRQLNLFFVAMSFFTRIPVPSWVVIDSDKLNKASRYFGLVGLLIGLICALVFWLAQLILPASIAILLAMVAGVLVTGAFHEDGLADTADGFGGGWTVEDKLRIMKDSRLGSYGALSLGLVLLLKWQLLVELALYSPMAAVSALVAGHTLSRVVASSLIFSEQYVRDDDTSKSKPIAQDQQLNDLFILIASGIFVLLWLNGVAAFVLFITLWLVRILLGGFFRKQIGGYTGDTLGAAQQISEVCCYLVILAVGLS, via the coding sequence ATGTCTGGCGAGATAAAATGGTTGCGGCAGTTAAATTTATTTTTTGTGGCGATGAGTTTTTTTACTCGGATCCCCGTTCCATCGTGGGTGGTGATTGATAGCGATAAACTCAACAAAGCTAGCCGTTATTTTGGTTTAGTGGGCTTACTCATTGGCTTAATTTGTGCGTTGGTATTTTGGCTTGCACAGCTGATTTTACCGGCAAGCATTGCCATTTTATTAGCCATGGTCGCGGGTGTATTAGTGACCGGCGCCTTCCATGAAGACGGCTTAGCCGATACCGCAGATGGTTTTGGTGGTGGTTGGACGGTAGAAGACAAGCTGCGTATCATGAAAGATTCGCGTTTGGGCAGTTATGGTGCCTTGTCGTTGGGATTAGTGTTATTGCTAAAATGGCAATTGCTAGTTGAGCTGGCTTTATATAGCCCAATGGCGGCGGTAAGTGCGCTTGTAGCAGGCCATACACTCAGCCGCGTTGTGGCATCAAGCTTGATTTTTAGTGAGCAATATGTCCGTGATGACGACACCAGCAAGTCAAAGCCGATTGCCCAAGATCAGCAATTAAATGATTTATTTATTTTAATCGCCAGCGGTATTTTTGTGTTGTTATGGCTTAATGGTGTCGCGGCATTTGTGCTGTTTATTACCTTGTGGCTAGTTCGCATTTTGTTAGGCGGCTTTTTCCGTAAACAAATTGGTGGCTACACCGGTGACACACTAGGCGCTGCGCAGCAAATCAGCGAAGTGTGTTGTTACTTAGTTATTTTAGCGGTTGGATTAAGCTAA
- a CDS encoding cobyric acid synthase: MSLVDDQSPKAPTLRGALMVQGTTSDAGKSTLVAGLCRLFSRQNINVAPFKPQNMALNSAVTIDGGEIGRAQALQAIACGLAPHTDFNPVLLKPSSDTGAQVIIHGKALTTLEAKAFFGPESYGYKTLALAAVMQSYRRLQQQYSLVVIEGAGSPAEINLREGDIANMGFAEEADCPVIIIADIDKGGVFAHLVGTLALLSPSEQARVKGFVINRFRGDISLLQPGIDWLEAYTNKPVLGVLPYLHDLHLDAEDALIDTPQSSLPTALSANQRMSVLVLVYPRISNHTDFDPLRLHPHIDFHYVSMQSIAQSSHWPAADLVILPGSKNVRADLAFVREQGWDIALTKHLRYGGKVIGICGGYQMLGELIDDPLGIEDNAGCSDGLGLLPITTVLTASKTLTQVRGHLRLQDQQAEFSGYEIHCGESSLTQSDVIQPLSIEQYAQQPMAMAKLDGMVSNDQQILATYVHGLFDHPAACQLILQWAGLDSRHTIDINQIREQQLNRLAGVLEAHLDMNTLKGIIS; the protein is encoded by the coding sequence ATGTCATTGGTTGACGATCAATCTCCAAAAGCTCCAACATTACGTGGCGCATTAATGGTGCAAGGTACCACCTCTGATGCAGGTAAAAGTACGCTTGTAGCAGGTTTATGTCGTTTATTTTCCCGTCAAAACATTAATGTCGCGCCTTTTAAACCACAAAATATGGCGCTAAACAGTGCCGTGACTATTGATGGTGGTGAAATTGGCCGAGCCCAAGCATTGCAAGCTATTGCTTGTGGTTTAGCGCCCCATACAGATTTTAATCCGGTGTTGTTAAAGCCAAGTTCAGACACTGGCGCCCAAGTCATTATTCACGGTAAAGCGTTAACTACATTAGAAGCCAAGGCCTTTTTCGGACCCGAGAGTTATGGTTATAAAACCTTAGCCTTAGCGGCAGTGATGCAATCTTACAGGCGCTTGCAGCAACAATACTCGTTAGTGGTGATTGAAGGGGCGGGCAGTCCGGCAGAAATCAATTTACGTGAAGGTGATATTGCCAATATGGGCTTTGCCGAAGAGGCAGATTGCCCAGTGATCATTATTGCTGATATTGATAAAGGCGGTGTGTTCGCCCATTTAGTTGGTACGTTGGCATTATTAAGCCCGTCTGAGCAAGCGCGAGTAAAAGGCTTTGTGATAAATCGTTTTCGCGGTGATATCAGCTTGTTGCAGCCAGGAATTGATTGGCTTGAAGCCTATACCAACAAACCTGTATTAGGCGTATTACCATATTTGCACGATCTACATCTAGACGCTGAAGATGCGTTAATTGATACCCCTCAAAGCTCATTACCGACAGCATTATCTGCCAACCAGCGTATGTCTGTTTTGGTGTTAGTGTACCCAAGGATCAGTAATCATACCGACTTTGATCCGCTGCGTTTACACCCGCATATTGATTTTCATTATGTGAGTATGCAGAGCATAGCTCAATCATCCCATTGGCCCGCTGCAGATTTAGTCATATTACCTGGCAGTAAGAATGTTCGTGCAGATTTAGCTTTTGTGCGTGAGCAAGGTTGGGACATCGCCTTAACAAAACATTTACGTTATGGCGGTAAAGTCATCGGCATTTGTGGCGGTTACCAAATGCTCGGTGAGCTTATTGATGATCCTTTAGGTATTGAAGATAATGCTGGTTGCAGTGACGGATTGGGCTTATTACCGATTACGACCGTATTAACTGCAAGCAAAACCTTAACTCAAGTAAGGGGTCACTTACGCTTACAAGACCAGCAGGCAGAGTTTAGTGGTTACGAGATCCATTGTGGTGAGTCTTCACTCACTCAAAGCGACGTTATCCAGCCGCTATCGATTGAACAATACGCCCAGCAGCCAATGGCGATGGCCAAGCTTGATGGCATGGTGAGTAATGATCAACAAATTTTAGCGACCTATGTGCATGGATTATTTGACCATCCCGCTGCATGCCAACTTATTTTGCAATGGGCTGGCTTAGACAGTCGCCATACTATCGATATTAACCAAATTCGCGAGCAGCAACTAAATCGTCTTGCCGGCGTATTAGAAGCGCATTTGGACATGAATACATTGAAAGGAATAATCTCATGA
- a CDS encoding iron ABC transporter permease, translating into MIDASQRRYYVCFSLLVLATLLTPIFAASFGAANIHLNDVLMIFNTLLGGNMPSAIEGSEHAVTITQRIVLELRLPRILLAFVAGAGLSIAGSVLQTVTRNPLADPYLFGISSGASFGAVLVVSLFSQTGLFAEMFSGVLTIAPSFTAQPWWSWSTLSIPIGAFIGASLSVLVVFILSGPGRSSQVERMLLSGVATSFLFGALTSLLLYFSTPQAAASVLFWSLGSFAKASWSNLLLPSVTVGVSLLIMLAFRRQIMALQAGDETAHTLGINVAKLRLSMLLLCSLITAMLVATCGGIGFVGLMIPHTVRLLFSGRQPMILTAMLGGLFMVWIDVIARCILFNQELPVGIITAALGSVFFLFILRQRR; encoded by the coding sequence ATGATTGATGCATCGCAACGTCGGTATTACGTTTGTTTCAGTCTGTTGGTATTGGCTACACTGCTTACCCCGATATTTGCCGCCAGTTTTGGGGCGGCTAACATTCATCTTAATGACGTATTAATGATATTTAATACCTTATTAGGCGGCAACATGCCGAGTGCGATTGAAGGCAGTGAACATGCGGTGACGATAACCCAACGTATTGTGCTTGAATTACGCTTACCGAGAATTTTGTTGGCCTTTGTGGCTGGCGCAGGGTTGTCTATAGCAGGCAGTGTATTACAAACCGTGACCCGCAACCCGTTGGCCGACCCGTATTTGTTTGGCATTAGCTCCGGGGCGTCATTTGGTGCAGTGCTGGTGGTGTCGTTATTCAGTCAAACCGGTTTGTTTGCCGAAATGTTTTCTGGTGTATTGACTATAGCGCCAAGCTTTACCGCGCAACCTTGGTGGTCTTGGTCGACATTAAGCATACCGATAGGAGCATTCATCGGCGCCAGTTTATCGGTGTTGGTGGTGTTTATTTTGTCGGGACCTGGTCGAAGTAGCCAAGTTGAACGTATGTTGCTGTCTGGTGTAGCAACGTCGTTTCTGTTTGGGGCATTGACTAGCTTGCTGTTGTATTTTTCAACCCCTCAAGCTGCGGCGTCAGTACTGTTTTGGAGTTTAGGCAGTTTTGCTAAAGCCAGTTGGTCTAATCTACTCTTACCCAGTGTGACGGTAGGGGTGAGTTTATTGATTATGTTGGCATTTAGACGGCAAATTATGGCGCTGCAAGCGGGTGATGAAACGGCTCATACGTTAGGAATAAATGTCGCTAAATTGCGCTTAAGTATGCTGTTACTGTGTTCGCTTATTACGGCAATGTTGGTGGCAACTTGTGGTGGCATTGGATTTGTTGGTTTGATGATCCCGCATACGGTTAGGCTATTATTTTCCGGACGTCAGCCGATGATCTTAACCGCGATGTTAGGTGGCTTATTTATGGTGTGGATTGACGTGATAGCACGATGCATTTTATTTAACCAAGAATTGCCAGTCGGCATTATTACTGCTGCACTGGGCAGCGTGTTTTTCTTGTTTATTTTGCGTCAACGCCGTTAA
- a CDS encoding 2OG-Fe(II) oxygenase, protein MNTTSVNSDYFVVALEPGAEHPALPTWANHQANVAELNEAELTDAERANVSKKMLAEVPGAFQLMNVLTPDECKRLISVSESMGFLPDAAVSLPRNVRHNDSLTWVVDNTTEQVIWSRVKHLMDYNLGIFGGKAALGLNNRFRFYRYNEGDFFKPHSDGSWPGSQVVDGQLVRDAFGDRYSLLTFLILLTEDFEGGATRFLVNADNPSLPAKHGDNMRQVDVRTPAGSVLCFPHGMHPLHCIHSSEPIFSGVKYIIRTDVLFEL, encoded by the coding sequence ATGAACACAACAAGTGTAAATTCAGATTATTTTGTGGTGGCACTAGAACCCGGCGCTGAACATCCGGCTTTGCCAACATGGGCTAATCATCAAGCTAATGTGGCTGAGCTTAATGAAGCAGAGCTGACGGATGCTGAGCGGGCTAACGTGAGTAAAAAAATGTTAGCCGAAGTACCAGGTGCGTTCCAATTAATGAATGTATTGACGCCAGATGAGTGCAAACGGTTAATTTCGGTCAGTGAGTCGATGGGCTTTTTACCCGACGCCGCGGTGTCATTACCACGCAATGTACGCCATAACGACAGCTTAACCTGGGTGGTTGATAACACCACAGAGCAAGTGATTTGGAGTAGAGTTAAGCATCTTATGGATTATAACTTGGGCATTTTTGGTGGTAAAGCTGCTTTAGGATTAAATAATCGTTTTCGTTTTTATCGCTATAACGAAGGCGATTTCTTTAAGCCACATTCAGATGGTTCGTGGCCTGGAAGCCAAGTTGTAGATGGTCAGTTAGTGCGAGATGCCTTTGGTGATCGCTACAGTCTGCTGACATTTTTAATCTTACTGACAGAAGACTTTGAAGGCGGTGCAACGCGCTTTTTAGTCAATGCCGACAACCCAAGCTTACCAGCAAAACACGGCGATAATATGCGCCAAGTTGATGTGCGAACGCCTGCGGGGAGTGTGTTGTGTTTCCCACATGGCATGCATCCGCTGCATTGTATTCATAGCTCAGAGCCTATTTTCTCTGGGGTTAAATACATTATCCGCACCGATGTGTTGTTTGAGTTGTAA
- the cobO gene encoding cob(I)yrinic acid a,c-diamide adenosyltransferase — MTTDNHENEQANTIDASKAERHKARQQKVKVGVDAKIAAAQDEKGILLVLTGNGKGKSTSGFGSITRAVGHGHKAAVVQFIKGTWACGERNLLEGAGVPFHVMGTGFTWETQDKEKDTQAAMEAWLEAEKLLKDESINMVLLDELTYMVSYHYIELERVLTALRNRPAMQHVIITGRACHRDIIELADTVSEVQPIKHAFNEGIKAQLGFDY; from the coding sequence ATGACAACTGATAACCACGAAAATGAACAAGCTAACACTATTGATGCAAGCAAAGCTGAACGTCATAAAGCCCGCCAGCAGAAAGTCAAAGTGGGCGTTGATGCCAAAATTGCCGCAGCGCAAGACGAAAAAGGTATTTTGCTGGTACTAACCGGTAACGGAAAAGGCAAATCGACATCTGGTTTTGGTTCGATTACCCGCGCTGTGGGCCATGGTCATAAAGCCGCAGTGGTGCAATTTATTAAAGGCACTTGGGCTTGTGGTGAACGTAATTTACTCGAAGGTGCTGGAGTGCCATTCCATGTAATGGGTACCGGCTTTACCTGGGAAACTCAAGACAAAGAAAAAGACACCCAAGCAGCAATGGAAGCCTGGCTTGAGGCAGAAAAACTGCTTAAAGACGAATCGATAAATATGGTGCTGCTTGATGAGCTGACTTACATGGTCAGTTACCACTATATCGAACTTGAGCGAGTATTAACCGCTTTGAGAAATCGCCCAGCGATGCAGCATGTGATTATTACTGGCCGCGCTTGTCACCGTGATATCATTGAGTTGGCCGATACGGTCAGCGAAGTACAGCCGATTAAACATGCGTTTAACGAAGGTATTAAAGCCCAGTTAGGCTTTGATTATTAA